The Gemmatimonas aurantiaca genomic sequence GCTTTGCCGGCGAGCGGTTTCCCCTCGTACGCGCCCGTGCGCATACGTTCGGCGAGATCGAGCAGGGCAAAGGTCTCGGCCGGGGAGAAATCGGCGATGTTCAGGAAATCGCGATGCGTGGACGGCATGGGTTCCTGCATGGTCGGGCCACGGTGGGGCTGGAATGCAGACGGCGCGGCTGGAGGGCCGCGCCGAGCGATGGATCACTTCGGAATATATCCCGACGATGTGGGGAATGGCAGCGTCGGGGTCGGGCGGGGGCGACGCAGATCAGTCCCGCAGGTTCCGCATGGCTTCCCATTCCCGAAGAAGCCCCAGTGCACGGACTTCGTTTTCGAGCGCATGTTGATCGACCGAGTCCCCCAACACCCGCAGCATCGTGCGAACGTCCCGGAGGTGACGGTCACTCGCGCCTTCGCGGCGGAATCGCAGTTTGTGCAGGATCACATGTTCCGGGGGAGCCACTGGAATATCCATATCGAACAATCGCACCCACCGCCGATGGGCCAGGCCACGATGTGCGAGCGCATCGTCGCCAGCCAGATACACATCGGCGCGTGCGTCGGTTTCGAGATGGAGCAAATTGAAATGACCAAAGACCGGTCGCTGGGCTTCTTCCTCGATGACCTCGATGGGAGGGCAGTAGAAGTCTTCATCGGGAAACGCGGCGACCAGACGCTGGGCATCGTGTGGCTGCATTTCCACCACGACGTCGATGTCCTGTGTGAAGCGCGGTTCACCGTAGAGAATCGCCGCGACACCGCCAGCCACCATCCACTCGATGCCTGCCACCGCAAAACGCGGCGCAAACACGGAAAGAACGTCAGTCGGCGGCAGCACGCAGGATCGCCCTCGCACGACGGCGCACTTCGGACTCGTCACATGCCGGCTCACGAAGACGAACGCCGGCGCACGTCATCTCCCAGGCGAGCCGATAGAGGTCGTCAGCCAGGCGCAGCTTCTCCTCGTACGACATCCGGCGATAGCGCTCGATCTGACGCGTCAGCACCTCAGGTTGAACGCCGGCGGGAACGAGATCTTGTGGGCAGGTGATCATATCTCGAATCATACTCTCGAAGTGTATCGCCCATCGAACACCGCGACAAACACCCCACAGGATCCTCCGGCCACATTCCTGGAATTCGGCGTCTGTTCGCATCGCTGGCAGCCCCGCCCCCAGCAACCGCCATACCCCACCCCTACAGAATGTACTTCCGCAGATCCTCGTCCTCACTCACCGCCCGCAGGCGTTCGCGCACCATGTCGGCGTCCACCATGATGGCGCCCTGGCCACGATCGGGAAGATCGTAGAGCACCTCCTCCAGCAACGTGGTCATCACCGTGTGCAGCCGACGCGCGCCGATGTTCTCCATGCGCTCGTTCACCCGCGCGGCCACGCGGGCCAGTTCGGCCACGCCATCGGCGGCAAACGACAGCGTCGCGCCCTCGGCCTCCACCAGCGCGGCGTACTGCCGCGTGAGCGCGCTCTCGGGCTCGGTCATGATGCGGACAAAATCCGCTTCGGTGAGCGCTTCGAGCTCCACGCGGATGGGGAAACGGCCCTGCAACTCGGGAATGAGGTCGCTGGGCTTCGACACATGAAACGCGCCCGCGGCGATGAAGAGAATGTGATCCGTCTTCACCATGCCGTACTTGGTCTGCACGTTCGAGCCTTCCACGATGGGCAGCAGATCACGCTGCACACCCTCACGGGAGACATCGGGGCCGGAGGTCTGCCCGCGTGAGCCGGCGATCTTGTCGACTTCGTCCAGAAACACGATGCCCATCGCTTCCGCACGTTCCACGGCGTCACCGGTGACGTCGTCGAGATCGATGAGTTTGTCGAGTTCCTCGTCGAGCAGGATGCGACGGGCTTCACTCACCTTCACCGTGCGCTTCTTCCGCTTCTTCGGCATCATGTCGCGAAACCACTCGGCCACGCCTTCCATGCCTTCCGGCGCACCGGGCATCGCGGCGCCCGGGAACCGGGGACCGGTCTGCGTGACTTCGATCTCCACTTCACGCGATTCGAGCTGCCCGTCCAGCAGCAACGCCTTGAGCTTCTCCCGGGTGCGCTTGTGACGATCGATCGCGGCGTCGTGATCGGCGCGCGCTTCCGGCGTGTCTCCGGTGGGCACGGGTGGCATGGGCAGCAGCAGTTCCAGCAGGCGCTCGTCGACTTTTTCGTTGGCCAGATCCTCGACCTCGGTCTCGCGCTCCGAACGCACCATGTCGATGGCGTTTTCGATCAGGTCGCGTACCATGCTCTCGACGTCGCGTCCGACATACCCGACCTCCGTGAACTTGGAGGCCTCGACTTTCACGAACGGCGCGCCGGACAGCCGGGCCAGGCGCCTGGCGATCTCGGTCTTTCCCACCCCGGTGGGTCCGATGAGGATGATGTTGTTGGGCGAGATCTCGTCGCGGATGGCTTCAGGGGCCCGCTGCCGGCGCCACCGATTCCGCAGGGCGATCGCGACGGACTTCTTGGCGTTGGCCTGACCCACGATATAGCGATCGAGTTCGGCGACGATCTGCCGCGGTGTGAGCTCCGCGAGTCTGGCGATCGCCTGTTGCGTACGTGCAGAGGGCATATACAACGCTAACAATTGCTCTAGCTTTGGGGGATGTCCCAGTCCCGCCGTTTCGTGGGGTGGGTCGCCGGTGTGCTGCTGGCGGCTCACAGCGCAGCCCTTGCGCAACCTGCCCCGTCCCCTCTGCACACCCCCAGGACCACGCCGTCCGCGGCCACCTCGCAGGTATTTCACGCCCGCAATGGCCAGACCGATATCCCACTCGGTGCCCCCCGTTCCGACTCCATCGAGATCGATGGTCGTCTGGACGAGCCCGTGTGGAGCACCGTGCCGATCCTCACCGGCTTCTCCCTCTACTCCCCCACCGATGGGGTGCCGTCACCCGATTCCACGGAGGTGCGGGTCTGGTATTCGGCACATGCGATCTACTTCGGCATCCGGGCATTCGAGCCGCACGGAGTCGTCCGTGCGACGCTCGCAGACCGTGACCGGCTCACGGCCGACGACTACATCGAGATCCATCTGGATCCGTTTCAGGAACGCCGTCGCGCCTTCGTGTTCGTCGTGAATCCGTTCGGCATCCAGGCGGACGGCATCAAGGCCGAAGGTGGTGGCTTCATTCCGGGGGCGAACGTGTCGCCGGGTCAGGTCGATCTGAGCGCCGACTTTCTGTGGCAGTCGCGTGGCCGTCTCACCGACGATGGCTACGAAGTGGAAGTCCGCATTCCCTACTCCAGCCTGCGCTTTCCCTCGCGCGCGGTGCAACGCTGGGGCCTGCAGTTCAACCGCAAGATGCAGCACAGTGGCTACGAAAGCACCTGGACACCGGTCGCGCGCGGCGCCGCGTCGTTCATCGCGCAGGAGGGGTACATCAGCGGCCTCTCCGGACTGCAGCGCGGAGTGGATGTGCTGCTCAATCCGGAGCTCACCAACACCACGGCTGGCGCACCGGCACCGCTGTCTCCCGGCGGCACGGGCAGCGACTGGCGGTACACCAACACGCCGCGGGTGGGCGGCAACGTCCGGGCCGGGCTGGGCAGCAACTTCGTGCTGAACGGCACCATCCGCCCCGACTTCTCGCAGGTGGAAGCCGACGCCACGCAGGTGGCCGCGGATCAGCGGTTCGCATTGTTCTACCCGGAACGCCGTCCCTTCTTCGTGGAAGGCGCGGATGCGTTCAACGTGCCGAACACGCTCGTGTACACGCGCCGTATCGTGCAGCCCACCGCCGCGGCCAAACTCACCGGACGCGTGGGGCGTGCGAACATCGCGGTGCTCTCGGCCTTCGATTCACCGCCCGGTGTGGCGGACGACGCCAAGGCGCTGGTCAACATCGTGCGCATCGCGCGTGACTTCAGCCTGCAATCGCAGAGTGGCCTGCTGTTCAGCGACCGCTCCAGCGATCAGCGGTCCAATCACGTCATCGGTGGCGACGTGCGCCATGTGTTCGGCGGCAAGTACTACGCGTCGGGCCAGTTCGCTTCGAGCAGCACGAGCGATCGTGGTGTCCGCTCTTCGGGTGCGTTGTGGGAAGCGGTCGTCGATCGCACCGGCAAGAGCTGGGGGTTCCACTACAATCTGCTGGGCATTCAACCCGGCTTCCGCTCGGACAACGGTTTCGTGGCGCGGACGGGATATGTGCAGCCGAGTGCGTCGAACCGGTTCACGGTGTTCGGCAAACCGGGCGAGCTCTTCGAACGGTATCAGTTGTTCCTGCAGAGCAACGCCATCTGGACGTACGCCGACTTCTTCGACGCCCAGCCTCTCCTGGAATCGAAGGCGAGCGCGGGCAGCACACTGACGCTGCGTCGTGGCTGGTCGGTGGGCTACACCCCCACCCTCTCCACGTATGCGTTCGATCCGGCAGCGTTCGGCGGCCTGCAGGTGCCGAACGGCTCGGGCACGCCGGTGCCGTTCACCCCATCGCCGCGCATCACGACGTTCTCGCAGCAGTTCTCGCTGGGCACGCCGCAGTTCCGCCGGTTCGCGGCCAACGCCACGTACATGCTGGCCAACGACGTCGACTTCAACGAAACGGCACGCGTGAACCGCACGGCGATCACGGGGTCGGTGGACTGGCGTCCGGACACGCGCCTGCGCGTGAATGCCACGTATGCGAGCAACGAGTTCATCCGCCGCATGGACGGCAGCTCGTCGTACAGCACGCAGATCCCGCGCATCAAGGCGGAGTATCAGATGACGCGCTCGGTCTTCGTGCGTCTGGTCACGCAGTACGAAGCCAGCCGCCGGGAGGCGTTGCGTGACTGGCGCACGGGTCAGGTGCTGGTCACGCAACTCTCCGACGGCACATTCCGTCCGCTCACGGCGACCCGCTCCAATCTGCTGCGGGCCGACTGGCTCTTTGCCTATCGTCCGAGCCCGGGCACGGTGTTCTTCGCGGGTTACGGAAGCAGCCTGACCGAACCCGATGCCCTGGCCTTCGATCGTCTGCGGCGTGTGGCCGACGGGGTGTTCGTGAAAGCGAGCTGGGTCATGCGGATGGGAGCAAAATAGCCCCCTCCGGACAGCGGATTATGGAGCCGGGCGCGCCGGCTCCAGCACCGTGATGTTGGTGTTCGTGTAGATGCAGATCTCGCCCGCAATGGTGAGCGCCTTCTCCACGATGTCCCGGGGCGCGAGCGTGGTCTCGCGCATCAGCGCGCGGGCGGCGGCCTGGGCGTAGGCGCCGCCCGAGCCGATGGCCAGGATGCCGTCATCGGGTTCGATCAGTTCCCCGTTGCCGCTCAACATGAAGCCGTGATCGACATCGGCGACGATGAGCATGGCCTCGAGTCGGCGCAGCACACGATCGCTGCGCCACTCCTTGGCCAGTTCGACGGCGGCGCGGGGCAGATTGCCCGGATGGCGTTCGAGTTTCTCCTCGAACTTCTCGAACAGCGTGAGCGCGTCGGCCACCGAGCCGGCAAAACCCGCCAGCACCCGGCCACCTTTCAGGGTGCGCACCTTCACGGCACGCTGCTTGGCCACCGTGTCGCCCACCGACACCTGACCGTCACCGCCGATGGCCACCTGTCCATTGCGCCGTACGGCAAGAATGGTGGTCGCCCGAACCTGTGGAAGAGACATATTTGTACAATGTATCCCATCGCCTACGCGGACGTGCTGGCGGCGCGCAACCGGCTGCTGCCCTTTCTCGATCCTTCGCCGGTCCGCCGCTATCCGGAACTCGATGCCCTCGTGGGACATGATGTCCGCGTCTGGGTGAAACACGAGAACCATCTCCCCACGGGGAGTTTCAAGGTGCGCAACGGCACCGCGTCCATCACCGCACTCTCCAGTGCGGACAGCGCCCGTGGCGTGATCGCCGCCAGCACCGGCAACCACGGACTCGGCCTGGCCTGGTCGGGCGCGCAGTGCGGCGTGCCGGTGACCATCTGCGTGCCCCGGGGCAACAACCCCGAGAAGAACGCGGCCATCCGCAGTTATGGCGCCACACTCATCGAGACGGGCGACCGATACGACGACGCGGCGCGCGCCTGCGCGGACCTCGCGGCGCGGGAGCAGAAAGCCCTGGTGCACTCCACCAACCATCGCGAGGTCATCGCCGGAGCGGGCACGATGACGCTCGAATTGCTCGAGCAGATCCCCGCTCTCGATGCGGTGGTGATCGCGCTGGGTGGTGGGTCGCAGGCCGTGGGTGCCGCCGTGGTGACCCACACACTCAAGCCGTCGCTCGAGATCTACGCCGTGCAGAGCGCCGGGGCGCCCGCACAACACGACGCCTGGCGTGATGGGCAGATGCGCACAGGCATGCCGGCTAGCACGTTCGCCGAGGGGATCGCGACGGGCAGCAGCTACACGATGACGTTCGACGCCTTGCGCGCCGGACTCGCCGACTTCGTGCTGGTGCAGGACGACGCCATCGCGCAGAGCATCCGCGATCTCTGGCGCATCACGCACAACCTGGCCGAAGGCGCGGGGGCGACCGGCCTGGCCGGCTTGCGCGCCCTGGCGCCGCGTCTCGCCGGCAAGACCGTGGCGATCATCATGTGCGGGGGCAATCTCGATGCCGCGCGGGCCGCGACCGTTCTGAGTGGCGGCACGCCGGGGTGACGTTCGCAACGCACGTCGCGCCTTGCGTTCCGGCGCGCGCTGTTACGCGCTGTTACGTGCGCCGCTACGCCCGCGGATGCGCCTGCCGATACACTTTCTTGAGACGATCCACGCTCGTATGCGTGTAGATCTGCGTGGTGCTGATGCTGGCGTGGCCAAGCAGTTCCTGCACGGCGCGCAGGTCGGCGCCGGCATCGACGAGATGCGTGGCGAACGTATGGCGCAGGGAGTGCGTGGTGAGATCGGCTCCTTCACTCACGGCGGCCATGAGGGTGACCATGGCATGCTGCACGGCCCGGACGCTGATGCGGGTGCCCCGTTCACTGAGAAACACGGCGCCACGGGAGAGCGGCGTGCCTGACTTGTTCGCGCGTCGCGTTTCCCCCACGCGTGCGAGCAGGGCGTCGCGTTTCAGCAGGTAGTTGCGCAGTGCGCGCTGCGCGTGATCGCCCAGTGGCACGATCCGCTCCTTGCGCCCCTTGCCACGCACCTTCACCTGCTGCGACACGAGATCGAGGTCGGCCAGATCCACGCCGCGCAACTCGGAAAGCCGCAGGCCGCTCGAGTAGAACAGCTCGAGCATGGCGAGATTGCGCACATCGGTGAACTCGAGACTCTGCGCGCGTGTGGCCGCGTGCTGCAGCAGCGTCTCCGCCTGCTGCCGGTCGAGCCAGGCCGGCAGGGTGCGCGGGAGTTTCGGCGAGCCTACCGCCCGCGCCGGATTGACGTCGACCCGTTCGTCGCGATGCATCCAGCGATAGAAACCGCGCACG encodes the following:
- the hslU gene encoding ATP-dependent protease ATPase subunit HslU, yielding MPSARTQQAIARLAELTPRQIVAELDRYIVGQANAKKSVAIALRNRWRRQRAPEAIRDEISPNNIILIGPTGVGKTEIARRLARLSGAPFVKVEASKFTEVGYVGRDVESMVRDLIENAIDMVRSERETEVEDLANEKVDERLLELLLPMPPVPTGDTPEARADHDAAIDRHKRTREKLKALLLDGQLESREVEIEVTQTGPRFPGAAMPGAPEGMEGVAEWFRDMMPKKRKKRTVKVSEARRILLDEELDKLIDLDDVTGDAVERAEAMGIVFLDEVDKIAGSRGQTSGPDVSREGVQRDLLPIVEGSNVQTKYGMVKTDHILFIAAGAFHVSKPSDLIPELQGRFPIRVELEALTEADFVRIMTEPESALTRQYAALVEAEGATLSFAADGVAELARVAARVNERMENIGARRLHTVMTTLLEEVLYDLPDRGQGAIMVDADMVRERLRAVSEDEDLRKYIL
- a CDS encoding DUF5916 domain-containing protein; this encodes MSQSRRFVGWVAGVLLAAHSAALAQPAPSPLHTPRTTPSAATSQVFHARNGQTDIPLGAPRSDSIEIDGRLDEPVWSTVPILTGFSLYSPTDGVPSPDSTEVRVWYSAHAIYFGIRAFEPHGVVRATLADRDRLTADDYIEIHLDPFQERRRAFVFVVNPFGIQADGIKAEGGGFIPGANVSPGQVDLSADFLWQSRGRLTDDGYEVEVRIPYSSLRFPSRAVQRWGLQFNRKMQHSGYESTWTPVARGAASFIAQEGYISGLSGLQRGVDVLLNPELTNTTAGAPAPLSPGGTGSDWRYTNTPRVGGNVRAGLGSNFVLNGTIRPDFSQVEADATQVAADQRFALFYPERRPFFVEGADAFNVPNTLVYTRRIVQPTAAAKLTGRVGRANIAVLSAFDSPPGVADDAKALVNIVRIARDFSLQSQSGLLFSDRSSDQRSNHVIGGDVRHVFGGKYYASGQFASSSTSDRGVRSSGALWEAVVDRTGKSWGFHYNLLGIQPGFRSDNGFVARTGYVQPSASNRFTVFGKPGELFERYQLFLQSNAIWTYADFFDAQPLLESKASAGSTLTLRRGWSVGYTPTLSTYAFDPAAFGGLQVPNGSGTPVPFTPSPRITTFSQQFSLGTPQFRRFAANATYMLANDVDFNETARVNRTAITGSVDWRPDTRLRVNATYASNEFIRRMDGSSSYSTQIPRIKAEYQMTRSVFVRLVTQYEASRREALRDWRTGQVLVTQLSDGTFRPLTATRSNLLRADWLFAYRPSPGTVFFAGYGSSLTEPDALAFDRLRRVADGVFVKASWVMRMGAK
- the hslV gene encoding ATP-dependent protease subunit HslV, with translation MSLPQVRATTILAVRRNGQVAIGGDGQVSVGDTVAKQRAVKVRTLKGGRVLAGFAGSVADALTLFEKFEEKLERHPGNLPRAAVELAKEWRSDRVLRRLEAMLIVADVDHGFMLSGNGELIEPDDGILAIGSGGAYAQAAARALMRETTLAPRDIVEKALTIAGEICIYTNTNITVLEPARPAP
- a CDS encoding threonine/serine dehydratase — its product is MYPIAYADVLAARNRLLPFLDPSPVRRYPELDALVGHDVRVWVKHENHLPTGSFKVRNGTASITALSSADSARGVIAASTGNHGLGLAWSGAQCGVPVTICVPRGNNPEKNAAIRSYGATLIETGDRYDDAARACADLAAREQKALVHSTNHREVIAGAGTMTLELLEQIPALDAVVIALGGGSQAVGAAVVTHTLKPSLEIYAVQSAGAPAQHDAWRDGQMRTGMPASTFAEGIATGSSYTMTFDALRAGLADFVLVQDDAIAQSIRDLWRITHNLAEGAGATGLAGLRALAPRLAGKTVAIIMCGGNLDAARAATVLSGGTPG
- a CDS encoding tyrosine recombinase XerC, which produces MTNTNSSRTPDEGEDLHGNPDEAPDRATDEAPLPVEIREFLTHLEKERDLSVNTLQAYRRDLREFSTWLAITHGIAGWDWNELTRATIRGYMGHLTRRGLAKRSVARQLSAVRGFYRWMHRDERVDVNPARAVGSPKLPRTLPAWLDRQQAETLLQHAATRAQSLEFTDVRNLAMLELFYSSGLRLSELRGVDLADLDLVSQQVKVRGKGRKERIVPLGDHAQRALRNYLLKRDALLARVGETRRANKSGTPLSRGAVFLSERGTRISVRAVQHAMVTLMAAVSEGADLTTHSLRHTFATHLVDAGADLRAVQELLGHASISTTQIYTHTSVDRLKKVYRQAHPRA